A portion of the Deltaproteobacteria bacterium genome contains these proteins:
- a CDS encoding FAD-binding protein yields the protein MKDGPSVLKWPYPVRYGEERVVKTDVLVLGGGPAGSMAAVSAARNGARVVLVDKAHPKRSGGGSGVDHWVFTPNPCSKITAEECVQCEYESYNGYVNSLSRYIAARESYDTLLEIENMGGKIRDTEGEFTGAPFRDEETGFLFAYDYETRHFFRVWGTTFKPAMYRECRRVGVKIFERVMITCLLTEGGRPGRRVIGAAGFNNRTGEFLIFLAGATIDCMAFHEGNWQFSTELTGLPYFHPNVVCDGPAIAWRAGAEFTLMEKSSPAPPPGYHLPSYGSGNPKNTWYPCSMVDAEGKEIPWIDGLGNPINDIEQRTRPAPGQKFLGERAPGDPYRMPRLVDDLEERVRRGEFKLPLYADLPGMPEHERRAIWGLMVGQEGRSNIPIVRTYTKAGFDPDQDLLQSYFLLGGEPFPGMWQHSVLGFIRGRGPFASPGGLVTDWNLMTNLEGLFAAGNALYGGNFYNHAATTGRYAGRKAAAYARGASLPEMDRAQVEAEKTRIYAPVQRRGGIDWKELRAGLCRVMQNYCGEIKNRELLEIGLAWLDDIETNVSPEAFAPNPHVLMRVVESFHMLTCDRIIIQAVLARKASSRYLGFTRQDYPEQDPPKWHKFVTIRQAEDGIQVDVRDIDYAYPLGENYEAHNKEYKGYLNP from the coding sequence ATGAAGGACGGACCTTCCGTCCTGAAGTGGCCCTACCCGGTCCGTTACGGGGAGGAGCGTGTTGTGAAGACGGACGTGCTGGTCCTGGGTGGGGGGCCGGCCGGCTCCATGGCCGCCGTGAGCGCAGCCCGAAACGGCGCCAGGGTCGTGCTCGTGGACAAGGCCCATCCCAAGAGGAGCGGCGGAGGGTCAGGAGTGGATCATTGGGTCTTCACCCCTAATCCCTGCTCCAAGATCACGGCCGAGGAATGTGTACAATGCGAATATGAATCTTACAATGGGTACGTCAATTCCCTTTCCCGGTATATAGCAGCCAGGGAGAGCTATGATACGTTGCTTGAAATAGAGAATATGGGAGGGAAGATCCGGGATACCGAAGGCGAGTTCACGGGGGCGCCGTTCCGGGACGAAGAAACAGGGTTCCTGTTTGCTTATGACTACGAGACACGGCATTTTTTCAGGGTCTGGGGTACGACCTTCAAGCCGGCCATGTACAGGGAATGCAGAAGAGTCGGCGTGAAGATCTTTGAGCGGGTCATGATCACCTGCCTCCTGACGGAGGGAGGGAGGCCGGGTAGAAGGGTTATCGGGGCCGCCGGTTTCAACAACCGAACAGGCGAATTCCTGATTTTCCTGGCCGGAGCCACCATCGATTGCATGGCCTTTCACGAGGGTAACTGGCAATTCAGTACGGAACTCACCGGTCTTCCTTACTTCCATCCCAACGTGGTCTGCGACGGTCCGGCTATTGCCTGGCGGGCAGGGGCTGAATTCACCCTCATGGAGAAATCCTCCCCCGCACCCCCCCCTGGATATCACTTGCCTTCCTATGGTTCTGGAAATCCCAAAAACACGTGGTATCCCTGCTCCATGGTGGATGCCGAGGGAAAAGAAATCCCCTGGATAGACGGTCTGGGGAATCCGATCAATGATATTGAGCAAAGGACCAGGCCGGCTCCCGGGCAGAAGTTCCTGGGGGAGCGAGCACCGGGAGATCCCTACAGGATGCCCCGGCTGGTGGACGATCTGGAGGAGAGGGTGCGAAGGGGGGAATTCAAGCTCCCGTTATATGCCGATCTCCCGGGCATGCCGGAGCATGAGCGGAGGGCCATCTGGGGACTGATGGTGGGGCAGGAGGGCAGGTCGAACATCCCGATTGTGAGGACATACACCAAAGCGGGATTTGACCCGGACCAGGATCTCCTCCAGAGCTATTTTCTCCTGGGTGGGGAACCCTTTCCCGGCATGTGGCAGCACAGCGTCCTTGGATTCATCCGGGGTCGGGGCCCTTTTGCTTCACCCGGAGGATTGGTCACGGACTGGAACCTGATGACGAATCTTGAAGGACTCTTTGCGGCGGGGAACGCCCTTTACGGGGGCAATTTCTATAACCATGCCGCAACCACGGGGCGGTATGCAGGGAGGAAGGCCGCAGCATATGCTCGGGGCGCAAGTCTTCCGGAAATGGACCGGGCCCAGGTGGAGGCTGAAAAGACCCGGATTTACGCCCCGGTTCAACGAAGGGGCGGCATCGACTGGAAGGAGCTTAGGGCTGGCCTGTGCCGTGTCATGCAGAACTACTGCGGGGAGATCAAGAACCGGGAACTGTTGGAGATCGGCCTGGCCTGGCTCGATGATATCGAAACAAACGTGTCGCCGGAGGCCTTTGCTCCCAACCCGCATGTCCTGATGCGGGTCGTGGAGAGTTTTCACATGTTGACCTGCGATCGGATCATCATCCAGGCCGTTCTGGCCCGCAAAGCCAGCAGCAGATATCTGGGCTTCACGAGGCAGGATTATCCAGAGCAGGATCCTCCCAAATGGCATAAGTTCGTCACCATCCGGCAGGCGGAAGATGGAATACAGGTGGACGTTCGGGACATTGATTACGCGTACCCCCTCGGGGAAAATTACGAGGCCCACAACAAGGAGTACAAGGGCTACCTGAACCCTTGA
- a CDS encoding DUF4198 domain-containing protein, which produces SLLGELKQTEVMGHKAWRVDYKFKRPGVYTFFMEPKPYWEPAEDCYIVHYTKTIVAAFGAEEGWDEPVGLKTEILPLTRPFGLYAGNVFQGVVMVDGKPVPNAVVEVEYYNREGKAKAPTEYMVTQVIKADSKGVFTFAVPRAGWWGFAALNTSDKKIPREGKDKDVEIGAVIWVKFEDWIEK; this is translated from the coding sequence AGTCTTCTAGGGGAGCTTAAACAAACCGAGGTCATGGGGCACAAGGCCTGGCGGGTGGATTACAAGTTCAAGAGGCCCGGGGTATATACTTTCTTTATGGAACCCAAGCCTTACTGGGAACCGGCTGAGGACTGCTACATCGTCCATTATACCAAGACTATCGTTGCGGCCTTCGGAGCGGAGGAGGGATGGGATGAACCCGTTGGATTAAAGACTGAGATCCTGCCTCTTACCCGTCCTTTCGGTCTTTACGCCGGAAACGTCTTTCAGGGAGTGGTCATGGTGGATGGTAAACCGGTCCCCAATGCCGTGGTTGAAGTGGAATACTATAACAGGGAAGGAAAGGCCAAGGCCCCTACCGAGTACATGGTGACCCAGGTCATCAAGGCGGACTCAAAGGGCGTTTTCACCTTCGCCGTTCCCAGAGCCGGCTGGTGGGGATTCGCTGCCCTGAATACATCGGATAAAAAAATCCCCAGAGAAGGAAAGGACAAGGATGTAGAGATCGGCGCCGTTATCTGGGTGAAATTCGAGGATTGGATCGAAAAATAA
- a CDS encoding FadR family transcriptional regulator, with protein MGVPQRYWEEAFSPPKRKRLPEMVASQIKDLILQNEIKENEKLPPERTLADLFKVSRVVVRQALAHLEQSGFVKIRPGPKGGAFVSLRLHKPLADLMSDLFREGSLTLHHFSEVRKAIESCVIREVVLKAEKADIKRLEEIHERMAEHLDDPARLREFNTSFHVALADISGNPLAKSIIWSIFELLETLWDTHHPGKNQDPDFIRQTHARHGRIIEALKARDLPLCEELISRDAEVTRELRS; from the coding sequence ATGGGTGTGCCGCAACGATACTGGGAAGAAGCCTTTTCACCTCCCAAGCGGAAAAGACTTCCGGAGATGGTTGCCTCCCAGATCAAAGATCTCATCCTGCAAAATGAGATCAAGGAGAACGAAAAATTACCCCCAGAGAGGACCCTGGCGGACCTGTTCAAGGTGAGTAGGGTGGTCGTCAGACAGGCCCTTGCCCACCTGGAACAATCGGGGTTTGTGAAAATCAGGCCCGGGCCCAAGGGGGGAGCTTTTGTGTCCCTCCGCCTCCACAAGCCCCTGGCTGATCTCATGAGCGATCTTTTCAGGGAGGGAAGCCTGACCCTTCATCACTTCTCAGAGGTCCGGAAGGCCATTGAATCTTGTGTGATAAGGGAGGTCGTGTTGAAGGCGGAAAAGGCCGACATCAAGAGGCTGGAAGAGATCCATGAAAGAATGGCGGAACACCTTGATGATCCCGCCAGACTGCGGGAATTCAACACCTCCTTTCATGTGGCCCTGGCGGATATTTCCGGGAATCCGTTGGCGAAGAGTATTATCTGGTCTATCTTTGAGCTGCTGGAGACCCTGTGGGACACTCATCACCCGGGGAAAAACCAGGACCCGGACTTCATCAGGCAGACCCATGCCCGCCATGGGAGGATCATCGAGGCCTTGAAGGCGAGGGACTTGCCGTTGTGTGAAGAACTCATTTCAAGGGACGCAGAGGTCACCAGGGAACTCAGGAGTTGA
- a CDS encoding ferredoxin family protein, which produces MEPEAFALPNLPGPGRPVVFDPEVCTGCNICVKFCTMDVLVPNPEKGKPPIILYPEECWYGGDCVSECPTPGAIELNHPLMQRVRWKRKDTGEHFRV; this is translated from the coding sequence ATGGAACCGGAAGCCTTCGCCCTCCCCAATCTGCCGGGCCCAGGGAGACCTGTGGTCTTTGATCCCGAAGTTTGCACCGGCTGCAATATTTGTGTGAAATTCTGTACTATGGATGTGCTTGTTCCCAATCCCGAGAAAGGGAAACCTCCCATTATCCTCTATCCTGAAGAGTGCTGGTACGGAGGAGACTGTGTCTCGGAATGCCCTACACCCGGGGCGATCGAACTCAACCATCCCCTTATGCAGCGGGTGCGGTGGAAAAGGAAGGATACGGGAGAGCATTTCCGGGTGTAG